One stretch of Amycolatopsis sp. NBC_00345 DNA includes these proteins:
- a CDS encoding asparaginase yields the protein MTNPVLVEVVRSGFTESVHRGSVVVTAPDGTVVLATGDVTGPMFPRSSNKPLQAAGMLHSGLSYDGADLALACGSHSGEPGHVERVAAMLAAAGLDESALACPPAYPLYEPSMHAAAGPLRVTMNCSGKHAAMLATCVAAGWPTDGYEHPAHPLQQAIADTVVSLTGEPIAATGVDGCGAPLFAFSLTGLARSFGRLVQADPGSPERRVADAMRAHPWLVAGTDREDTSLMKAVPGLLSKVGAEAVWAVSLPDGTALALKLDDGAKRGCGPLGVAVLRHLGVDVSELADLAAPAVLGGGREVGQLRVSWSAP from the coding sequence GTGACCAACCCGGTACTGGTCGAGGTCGTCCGCTCCGGTTTCACCGAAAGCGTGCACCGCGGCTCCGTCGTGGTCACCGCCCCGGACGGCACGGTGGTCCTGGCCACCGGCGACGTCACCGGCCCGATGTTCCCCCGCTCGTCGAACAAGCCGCTGCAGGCCGCCGGGATGCTCCACTCCGGACTGTCCTACGACGGCGCCGACCTGGCGCTGGCCTGCGGCTCCCACTCCGGCGAGCCCGGCCACGTCGAGCGCGTCGCGGCGATGCTGGCGGCCGCGGGCCTGGACGAGTCCGCGCTGGCCTGCCCGCCCGCGTACCCGCTGTACGAACCGTCGATGCACGCGGCGGCCGGCCCGCTGCGCGTCACGATGAACTGCTCCGGCAAGCACGCGGCGATGCTCGCCACCTGCGTCGCGGCGGGCTGGCCGACGGACGGCTACGAGCACCCGGCGCACCCGCTGCAGCAGGCGATCGCGGACACCGTCGTCTCGCTCACCGGCGAGCCGATCGCCGCCACCGGCGTGGACGGCTGCGGCGCCCCGCTGTTCGCCTTCTCCCTGACCGGCCTGGCACGCTCGTTCGGCCGCCTGGTGCAGGCCGACCCGGGCTCACCCGAGCGCCGTGTGGCCGACGCGATGCGCGCGCACCCGTGGCTCGTCGCCGGCACGGACCGCGAGGACACCAGCCTGATGAAGGCCGTCCCCGGCCTGTTGTCGAAGGTCGGTGCGGAGGCTGTCTGGGCCGTATCGCTGCCGGACGGAACCGCGCTGGCCCTGAAACTGGACGACGGCGCCAAACGCGGCTGCGGCCCGCTGGGCGTGGCCGTGCTGCGTCACCTCGGCGTCGACGTCTCCGAGCTGGCCGACCTGGCCGCCCCCGCCGTGCTGGGCGGTGGCCGGGAGGTCGGACAGCTGCGAGTCAGTTGGAGTGCTCCCTAG
- a CDS encoding DUF3073 domain-containing protein: MGRGRAKAKQTKVARELKYSSYDTDFDALQRELSSSSSESSHEDDNQYEDPYDDGYDEYRR, translated from the coding sequence ATGGGGCGCGGCCGGGCTAAGGCCAAGCAGACGAAGGTGGCGCGCGAGCTCAAGTACAGCTCGTACGACACCGATTTCGATGCTTTGCAGCGCGAGCTGTCGAGTAGTTCCTCGGAGAGTAGCCACGAGGACGACAACCAGTACGAGGACCCGTACGACGACGGGTACGACGAATACCGTCGTTGA
- a CDS encoding 3-hydroxybutyryl-CoA dehydrogenase: MSDVQQVGVVGAGLMGSGIAEVHARSGLDVIVTEVNQPALDAGKARIEKSLQRGVKNGKLSTEDADAALGRLRFTTEIGEFADRDLVIEAILEQEQAKVEVFRQLDKIVEREDAVFASNTSSIPIMKLGMATARPQQVVGIHFFNPVPVLPLVELVPSLLTSDETARRAEEHATKVLSKTVIRSQDRAGFIVNSLLVPYLLSAIRMIESGFASAEDIDRGMELGTAHPMGPLRLSDLIGLDTIKAIADSMYAEFKEPLYSSPPLLLRMVDAGLLGKKTGRGFYSYS; encoded by the coding sequence ATGAGCGACGTACAGCAGGTTGGCGTGGTTGGCGCGGGCCTGATGGGGTCCGGCATCGCCGAGGTGCACGCCAGGTCCGGCCTGGACGTGATCGTCACCGAGGTGAACCAGCCCGCGCTGGACGCGGGCAAGGCTCGCATCGAGAAATCGCTGCAGCGCGGTGTGAAGAACGGCAAGCTGTCCACCGAGGACGCCGACGCGGCGCTCGGCCGGCTGCGGTTCACCACCGAGATCGGCGAGTTCGCCGACCGCGACCTGGTGATCGAGGCGATCCTCGAGCAGGAGCAGGCCAAGGTCGAGGTCTTCCGCCAACTGGACAAGATCGTCGAGCGCGAGGACGCGGTGTTCGCGTCCAACACCTCCTCGATCCCGATCATGAAGCTCGGCATGGCCACGGCCCGCCCGCAGCAGGTGGTCGGCATCCATTTCTTCAACCCCGTGCCCGTGCTGCCGCTGGTCGAGCTGGTTCCGTCGCTGCTGACCAGCGACGAAACCGCGCGCCGCGCCGAAGAGCACGCCACGAAGGTGTTGAGCAAGACCGTGATCCGGTCGCAGGACCGCGCCGGGTTCATCGTGAACTCGCTGCTGGTGCCGTACCTGCTGTCCGCGATCCGCATGATCGAGTCCGGCTTCGCCTCCGCCGAGGACATCGACCGCGGCATGGAGCTGGGCACCGCGCACCCGATGGGCCCGCTGCGGCTGTCCGACCTGATCGGACTGGACACCATCAAGGCCATCGCGGACTCGATGTACGCGGAGTTCAAGGAGCCGCTGTACTCGTCGCCGCCGCTGCTGCTGCGCATGGTGGACGCGGGCCTGCTGGGCAAGAAGACCGGGCGCGGGTTCTACTCGTACTCCTGA
- a CDS encoding ECF transporter S component, with product MTDFLQPAVRIRWRTALVLGPAVVLGLVMFCWPLLVGTAPGTEGAAGAAQSAAGHGIDAPFVFMATLPVLILIVLAELSSGGLDSKALALLGVLSAVDAALRPLGAGTGGIELVFFLLVLAGRVFGAGFGFVLGATSLFASALLTGGVGPWLPFQMLASSLVGMGAGLLPSRVKGRWEIAMLSVYGVLAAYFYGLAMSMFTWPFLAGTSALDFVPGAPIAENLHRFLVFTVLTSTLGWDTGRALTNLAAILLLGPAILLVLRRAARRAAFGPVS from the coding sequence ATGACCGATTTCCTGCAGCCCGCCGTCCGGATCAGGTGGCGGACCGCGTTGGTGCTGGGGCCGGCGGTGGTGCTGGGACTGGTGATGTTCTGCTGGCCCCTGCTGGTCGGCACCGCACCGGGAACAGAGGGAGCGGCGGGAGCAGCCCAGAGCGCGGCCGGCCACGGAATCGATGCGCCGTTTGTGTTCATGGCCACCCTGCCCGTGCTGATCCTGATCGTGCTGGCCGAGTTGTCGAGCGGGGGGCTGGACTCGAAGGCGTTGGCGCTGCTGGGGGTCCTGTCGGCCGTCGATGCGGCGTTGCGGCCGCTGGGGGCCGGGACGGGCGGGATCGAGCTGGTGTTCTTCCTGCTCGTGCTGGCCGGGCGGGTGTTCGGGGCGGGGTTCGGGTTTGTGCTGGGGGCGACGTCGCTGTTCGCGTCGGCTCTGCTCACCGGTGGGGTCGGGCCGTGGCTGCCGTTCCAGATGCTGGCGTCGTCGCTGGTGGGGATGGGGGCGGGGCTGCTGCCGTCGCGGGTGAAGGGCCGGTGGGAGATCGCGATGCTCTCGGTCTACGGCGTGCTCGCGGCGTACTTCTACGGGCTGGCCATGAGCATGTTCACCTGGCCGTTCCTCGCGGGGACGTCCGCGCTGGACTTCGTGCCCGGCGCGCCGATCGCGGAGAACCTGCACCGCTTCCTGGTCTTCACCGTCCTGACCTCGACGCTCGGCTGGGACACCGGCCGCGCGCTGACCAACCTCGCCGCCATCCTGCTGCTCGGGCCCGCCATCCTGCTGGTCCTGCGCCGCGCCGCGCGGCGGGCCGCGTTCGGGCCGGTCAGCTGA
- a CDS encoding ABC transporter ATP-binding protein, with amino-acid sequence MIEFSHVGVTYDGTARPVLSDVDLVVEEGELCLVAGRTGVGKSTFLGAINGLVPHFTGGRLTGRVRVAGLDTETHPPRELASVVGVVGQDPLAGFVTDTVEEELAYGMEQLAVAPDVMRKRVEETLDLLGVADLRYRPLRTLSGGQQQRVAIGSVLTAHPRVLVLDEPTSALDPTAAEEVLAAITRLVHDLGTTVVVAEHRMERVAQYADRVLYLPGDGSVVSGPPAEVFAFADVAPPIVELGRLAGWSPLPLSVRDARRLAGPLRTRLAPFSRPVSSGVSGSRDWVVRASAVQVRYGDVPAVRGVNLRLGRGEVVALMGRNGSGKSSLLWALQGSGPRSGGTVDVLGADPARLKPRAARARVGLVPQSPADLLYLETVDAECTQADKESSAAPGTARSLLDRLVPGVDGALNPRDLSEGQRLALVLAVQLTAAPPALLLDEPTRGLDYPAKRHFASVLASLASDGHAILLATHDVEFVATTAHRVVVMAEGEVVADGPTAEVVVSSPAFAPQVAKILAPEEWLTVDEVAEALGS; translated from the coding sequence GTGATCGAGTTCTCCCACGTCGGGGTCACTTACGACGGTACCGCGCGGCCCGTCCTGTCCGATGTGGACCTCGTGGTGGAGGAGGGCGAGCTGTGCCTCGTCGCGGGGCGAACGGGTGTCGGCAAGTCGACTTTCCTCGGCGCGATCAACGGGCTCGTCCCGCATTTCACCGGCGGCCGGCTGACCGGGCGCGTGCGCGTGGCCGGGCTGGACACGGAGACGCACCCGCCGCGTGAGCTGGCGTCCGTGGTGGGGGTGGTCGGGCAGGACCCGCTGGCGGGGTTCGTCACGGACACCGTCGAGGAGGAGCTGGCGTACGGCATGGAGCAGCTGGCCGTGGCGCCGGACGTGATGCGCAAGCGCGTCGAGGAGACGCTGGACCTGCTGGGCGTCGCGGACCTGCGTTACCGTCCACTTCGGACTCTTTCCGGCGGGCAGCAGCAGCGCGTGGCGATCGGCTCCGTGCTCACGGCGCACCCACGGGTGCTGGTGCTGGACGAGCCGACGTCCGCGCTCGACCCGACGGCGGCCGAGGAGGTGCTGGCCGCGATCACGCGGCTGGTGCACGACCTGGGGACCACGGTGGTCGTCGCGGAGCACCGGATGGAGCGCGTCGCGCAGTACGCCGACCGCGTGCTGTACCTGCCCGGCGACGGCTCGGTGGTCTCCGGCCCGCCCGCTGAGGTGTTCGCCTTCGCGGACGTCGCGCCGCCGATCGTCGAGCTGGGCCGGCTGGCGGGCTGGTCGCCGCTGCCGCTCTCCGTGCGCGACGCGCGGCGGCTGGCGGGCCCGTTGCGGACGCGGCTGGCTCCGTTTTCGCGCCCGGTTTCCTCGGGGGTTTCCGGCTCCCGGGACTGGGTGGTGCGGGCGTCGGCGGTGCAGGTCCGGTACGGCGACGTGCCGGCCGTGCGCGGGGTGAACCTGCGGCTGGGGCGGGGTGAGGTCGTGGCGCTGATGGGGCGCAACGGATCGGGGAAGTCGTCGCTGCTGTGGGCGCTGCAGGGCAGCGGCCCGCGGTCCGGCGGGACGGTCGACGTCCTGGGCGCGGACCCGGCCCGGCTGAAGCCGCGCGCGGCGCGGGCGCGCGTCGGCCTCGTCCCGCAGAGCCCGGCGGACCTGCTGTACCTGGAGACGGTGGACGCCGAGTGCACGCAGGCGGACAAGGAGTCGTCAGCCGCCCCGGGCACGGCGCGGTCGCTGCTGGACCGGCTCGTCCCCGGCGTCGACGGTGCGCTGAACCCGCGTGACCTGTCGGAGGGGCAGCGGCTGGCGTTGGTGCTGGCGGTGCAGCTGACGGCCGCGCCCCCGGCCCTGCTCCTCGACGAGCCCACCCGAGGCCTCGATTACCCGGCGAAGCGCCACTTCGCGTCGGTGCTCGCTTCGCTCGCTTCGGACGGCCACGCAATCCTCCTGGCCACCCACGACGTGGAGTTCGTCGCGACGACCGCCCACCGCGTAGTGGTCATGGCCGAAGGCGAGGTCGTAGCAGACGGCCCGACGGCGGAGGTCGTCGTGTCGTCACCGGCATTCGCGCCGCAGGTCGCGAAGATCCTGGCCCCGGAGGAATGGCTGACGGTGGACGAGGTCGCTGAGGCGCTGGGTTCATGA
- a CDS encoding CbiQ family ECF transporter T component — MHPGAWWVWALALAVAASRTTNPLLLGLVIAVAGFVVANRRTDAPWALAFRLYAYIGAVIVVSRVLFRILIGGEDGGHVLFTLPTIPLPAAAAGITLLGPTSAEELLGGFYDGLRLAAIVLCVGAANALANPKRLLKAVPGALYEVGTAVTVALSVAPQLVESVQRVRRARRLRAGRSRGFRVVKGIFVPVLADAMDRSLLLAAAMDSRGYGRRGYLAPRVRAVIAVCVLAGMIGVAVGVYGVLDGTSTWLGIPMLAAGLVVAGAGFVLGGRRVRRTAYRPDPWRLPETLVVLCGVGACALLFAAGPSGLYPSGLEWPSLPVLPVLSVLIGALPAWLAPRPVPLLEVAR, encoded by the coding sequence CTGCACCCCGGCGCGTGGTGGGTGTGGGCGCTCGCGCTCGCCGTCGCCGCGAGCCGGACCACGAACCCGCTGCTGCTCGGCCTGGTGATCGCGGTGGCCGGGTTCGTGGTCGCCAACCGGCGCACGGACGCACCCTGGGCGCTCGCCTTCCGGCTGTACGCCTACATCGGCGCGGTGATCGTGGTGTCGCGCGTGCTGTTCCGGATCCTCATCGGCGGCGAGGACGGCGGGCACGTGCTGTTCACGCTGCCGACCATCCCGCTGCCCGCGGCCGCCGCGGGGATCACGCTGCTCGGCCCGACGTCGGCCGAGGAGCTGCTGGGCGGCTTCTACGACGGGCTGCGGCTCGCCGCGATCGTGCTCTGCGTCGGCGCCGCGAACGCGCTGGCGAACCCGAAACGCCTGCTCAAGGCCGTTCCCGGGGCGTTGTACGAGGTGGGCACGGCCGTCACGGTCGCGCTCTCGGTGGCGCCGCAGCTGGTGGAGAGCGTGCAGCGGGTGCGACGCGCGCGGCGGTTGCGAGCGGGACGTTCGCGCGGCTTCCGCGTCGTGAAGGGGATTTTCGTGCCGGTGCTCGCGGACGCGATGGACCGCTCGCTCCTGCTCGCCGCCGCGATGGACTCGCGGGGCTACGGGCGGCGGGGTTACCTCGCGCCGCGGGTGCGCGCGGTGATCGCGGTGTGTGTGCTCGCCGGGATGATCGGCGTCGCCGTCGGGGTGTACGGCGTGCTCGACGGGACGTCGACCTGGCTCGGCATCCCGATGCTGGCGGCCGGGCTGGTGGTGGCGGGGGCGGGGTTCGTGCTCGGCGGCCGTCGCGTCCGGCGCACGGCGTACCGGCCCGACCCGTGGCGGCTGCCTGAAACGCTGGTGGTGCTGTGCGGGGTCGGCGCGTGCGCGCTGCTGTTCGCGGCCGGGCCGTCCGGGCTGTACCCGTCCGGGCTGGAGTGGCCGTCGCTGCCGGTCCTGCCGGTGTTGTCCGTGCTGATCGGGGCGCTGCCCGCCTGGCTGGCGCCGCGTCCCGTGCCGTTGCTGGAGGTCGCCCGGTGA
- a CDS encoding Gfo/Idh/MocA family protein produces MGLGQLRVGLVGTGPWATTVHAPGLADHPGTTLAAVWARRAGAAKELADAHGAIGTDDLDELFSQVDALAFAVPPAVQAELAVKAAEAGKHLILEKPIAADLAGAQRLADAVAANNVASLVMLTLRFSTQTREWLEDITRAGGWRGGGARWLSGALLGGQYAASAWRQDTTGGALADIGPHAFDLLDAALGRITDVLAAHRAEGDLWQLLLAHEGGATSTATLSLHLPVQPTVVEIAVYGEQGYRTLGRKAGTAGESYTALLDDFAAMIASGTTTHPCDVRRGLHLSSIIERARELAE; encoded by the coding sequence GTGGGACTCGGACAGCTGCGCGTCGGACTCGTCGGAACCGGTCCGTGGGCGACCACGGTGCACGCGCCCGGGCTGGCCGACCATCCTGGGACAACGCTCGCCGCCGTCTGGGCCCGCCGGGCCGGCGCCGCGAAGGAGCTGGCCGACGCGCACGGGGCGATCGGCACCGACGACCTCGACGAGCTGTTCTCGCAGGTCGACGCGCTGGCGTTCGCCGTCCCGCCCGCCGTGCAGGCCGAGCTGGCGGTCAAGGCCGCCGAGGCGGGCAAGCACCTGATCCTGGAGAAGCCGATCGCCGCCGACCTGGCCGGCGCGCAGCGGCTGGCCGACGCCGTGGCCGCGAACAACGTCGCGTCGCTGGTCATGCTCACCCTGCGGTTCTCCACCCAGACCCGCGAGTGGCTCGAGGACATCACCCGCGCCGGTGGCTGGCGCGGCGGCGGCGCCCGCTGGCTGTCGGGCGCGCTGCTCGGCGGCCAGTACGCGGCTTCGGCCTGGCGCCAGGACACCACGGGCGGCGCGCTCGCGGACATCGGCCCGCACGCGTTCGACCTGCTCGACGCCGCACTCGGCCGGATCACCGACGTGCTCGCGGCCCACCGCGCCGAGGGTGACCTCTGGCAGCTGCTGCTGGCCCACGAGGGTGGCGCGACGAGCACCGCGACGCTCTCGCTGCACCTGCCGGTTCAGCCCACCGTGGTCGAGATCGCCGTCTACGGCGAGCAGGGATACCGGACACTCGGACGCAAAGCGGGCACAGCCGGGGAGTCCTACACCGCACTGCTGGATGACTTCGCCGCGATGATCGCGAGCGGCACCACCACTCACCCGTGCGACGTCCGGCGGGGCCTGCACCTGTCCTCGATCATCGAACGGGCCCGCGAGCTCGCCGAGTAG
- a CDS encoding VanZ family protein has translation MGALLRAFWGMIPLTAIALPYALISWPLLTARRRRRTGIRHASATAAVDVSTATLGVLVVFLVVMPVGDADTSTLDLVPGADLSAALADDGSLWQVIGNLLMLCPLGALLPIRVRRLRSLSRIALTAMAASVLVEAMQFVIHSGRVSSTDDVLLNTLGATIGAALTRRGWRWLDLPPAPPPIPRQVRRTVCESPTLRMRVPRSVWDARYAGAGHPERR, from the coding sequence ATGGGTGCTCTGCTGCGCGCTTTCTGGGGGATGATCCCGTTGACGGCCATCGCGCTGCCCTACGCGCTGATCAGCTGGCCATTGCTCACGGCGAGGAGGCGGCGAAGAACCGGCATCCGCCACGCCTCCGCGACCGCAGCCGTCGACGTCTCCACCGCGACGCTGGGCGTCCTGGTGGTCTTCCTGGTGGTGATGCCCGTCGGCGACGCCGACACGAGCACCCTCGACCTGGTCCCCGGCGCCGACCTGTCCGCCGCGCTGGCCGACGACGGCTCGCTCTGGCAGGTCATCGGCAACCTCCTGATGCTGTGCCCACTGGGCGCGCTGCTCCCGATCCGGGTGCGGCGGCTGCGCTCACTCAGCCGGATCGCGCTGACCGCGATGGCCGCGTCCGTGCTGGTGGAGGCCATGCAGTTCGTGATCCACTCCGGCCGCGTCAGCTCCACCGACGACGTCCTGCTCAACACCCTCGGCGCCACGATCGGCGCGGCGCTGACCCGGCGCGGCTGGCGCTGGCTCGACCTCCCGCCGGCGCCGCCGCCGATCCCGCGCCAGGTGCGGCGGACCGTCTGCGAGTCGCCGACGCTGCGGATGCGCGTGCCCCGCTCGGTCTGGGACGCGCGCTACGCCGGGGCCGGCCATCCCGAGCGGCGCTGA
- a CDS encoding GNAT family N-acetyltransferase, which translates to MSALQAYVRTTAPRGRETERIGPFLATFARDTDHPMLNYAIPDDGATASAAEIAELTAAYHRRGLLPRLEFFTEAAPDLEELLVARGYALERRIPLMTCVPEDFLDRPAPVGIGLRAPLTEADVRGLRSAQNVAYGESPDVSDAEVASTSAFGERAVLVEDTATGEIIGGGVALEVVDGTAEIAGIAVAAAYRHRGIASAIAAHLTRLVHEQGAHTAFLTPGDEGIATVYRRVGYRPAGECVHLSLS; encoded by the coding sequence ATGTCAGCCCTTCAGGCTTACGTCCGCACGACCGCGCCCCGCGGCCGTGAAACCGAACGCATCGGCCCGTTCCTCGCCACCTTCGCGCGGGACACCGACCACCCGATGCTCAACTACGCGATCCCCGACGACGGCGCCACGGCGTCGGCCGCCGAGATCGCGGAACTGACCGCGGCCTACCACCGCCGTGGCCTGCTGCCGCGGCTCGAGTTCTTCACCGAGGCCGCCCCGGACCTGGAAGAACTCCTGGTCGCACGGGGTTACGCGCTGGAACGGCGCATCCCGCTCATGACGTGCGTCCCCGAGGACTTCCTCGACCGCCCAGCGCCCGTCGGCATCGGGCTGCGGGCTCCGCTGACCGAGGCCGACGTGCGCGGCTTGCGTTCGGCGCAGAACGTGGCCTACGGGGAGTCCCCGGACGTGTCCGACGCCGAGGTGGCCAGCACGAGTGCGTTCGGCGAGCGGGCTGTGCTCGTCGAAGACACGGCCACTGGCGAGATCATCGGTGGCGGCGTGGCGCTGGAAGTCGTCGACGGCACCGCCGAGATCGCGGGCATCGCCGTCGCCGCCGCTTACCGGCACCGCGGCATCGCTTCGGCCATCGCGGCGCACCTCACGCGGTTGGTACACGAACAAGGCGCGCACACGGCCTTCCTCACCCCCGGGGACGAGGGCATCGCCACGGTGTACCGCCGCGTCGGCTACCGGCCCGCGGGCGAGTGCGTGCACCTCTCGCTGAGCTAG
- the arfB gene encoding alternative ribosome rescue aminoacyl-tRNA hydrolase ArfB yields MAEDVVIGSRFVVPGAELSERFSRSSGPGGQGVNTTDSRVELSFDVAGSAVIPPVLKERILARLSGRLVDGVLTIAASEHRSQLMNRDAARERLAAALLAASAPPPAKRRPTKPSRGSKERRLAAKKRRGDVKRGRGGRFDD; encoded by the coding sequence GTGGCAGAGGACGTGGTGATCGGCTCCCGGTTCGTGGTACCCGGGGCCGAGCTGAGCGAGCGCTTCTCCCGGTCGTCCGGACCGGGCGGGCAGGGCGTGAACACCACGGACTCGCGGGTCGAGCTGTCGTTCGACGTGGCCGGCTCGGCGGTGATCCCGCCGGTGCTCAAGGAGCGCATCCTGGCGCGGCTTTCGGGGCGGCTGGTCGACGGCGTGCTGACCATCGCCGCCAGCGAGCACCGCTCCCAGCTGATGAACCGGGACGCGGCGCGCGAGCGGCTGGCCGCGGCGCTGCTGGCGGCCTCCGCGCCGCCGCCGGCCAAACGGCGTCCCACCAAGCCCTCCCGGGGCTCGAAGGAACGCCGCCTGGCCGCGAAGAAACGCCGTGGCGACGTGAAACGCGGCCGCGGCGGCCGCTTCGACGACTGA
- the purM gene encoding phosphoribosylformylglycinamidine cyclo-ligase, protein MSESTSATYAAAGVSIDAGDQAVELLKPHAERATRPEVRGGVGGFAGLFSLKLDRWKEPVLASSTDGVGTKIAVAQALDKHDTVGIDLVAMVVDDLVVTGAEPLFLQDYIAVGKVVPEKIAALVGGIAEGCVQAGCALLGGETAEHPGLMGEHDYDMSATGVGVVEASALLGPERVRPGDVVLAMGASGLHSNGYSLARHVLLDIARMPLDGHVEEFGRTLGEEMLEPTRIYAKDCLALAAETEVRTFAHITGGGLEANLARVMPRGLVARLERGTWTPAPVFALVGQRGKVERAELEKTFNMGVGMVAIVSAEDVDRALAVLTARHVPSWILGDVQPAEDPDGPRAVLSGDHPRF, encoded by the coding sequence GTGAGCGAGTCCACGAGCGCCACGTACGCCGCCGCCGGAGTCAGTATCGACGCCGGTGACCAAGCCGTCGAGCTGCTCAAGCCACACGCCGAGCGCGCCACGCGACCAGAGGTCCGCGGCGGGGTCGGCGGCTTCGCCGGGCTCTTCTCGCTCAAGCTCGACCGGTGGAAGGAACCGGTGCTCGCGTCGTCCACCGACGGCGTCGGCACCAAGATCGCCGTCGCGCAGGCGCTGGACAAGCACGACACCGTGGGCATCGACCTGGTCGCCATGGTGGTCGACGACCTCGTGGTCACCGGGGCCGAGCCGCTGTTCCTGCAGGACTACATCGCCGTCGGCAAGGTGGTGCCGGAGAAGATCGCGGCACTGGTCGGCGGCATCGCCGAGGGCTGCGTGCAGGCCGGCTGCGCGCTGCTCGGCGGCGAGACGGCCGAGCACCCCGGCCTGATGGGCGAGCACGACTACGACATGTCGGCCACCGGCGTCGGCGTCGTCGAGGCGTCCGCGCTGCTCGGCCCGGAGCGGGTGCGCCCCGGCGACGTGGTGCTGGCCATGGGTGCGTCCGGCCTGCACTCCAACGGCTACTCGCTGGCCCGGCACGTGCTGCTGGACATCGCGCGCATGCCGCTGGACGGGCACGTCGAGGAGTTCGGCCGCACTCTCGGCGAGGAGATGCTGGAGCCGACGCGGATCTACGCCAAGGACTGCCTGGCGCTGGCCGCCGAGACCGAGGTGCGCACGTTCGCGCACATCACCGGCGGCGGCCTGGAGGCCAACCTCGCGCGTGTGATGCCGCGGGGCCTGGTCGCCCGGCTGGAGCGCGGGACCTGGACGCCGGCGCCGGTGTTCGCGCTGGTCGGGCAACGCGGCAAGGTCGAGCGGGCGGAGCTGGAGAAGACGTTCAACATGGGCGTCGGCATGGTCGCGATCGTCTCGGCCGAGGACGTCGACCGGGCGCTGGCCGTGCTGACCGCGCGGCACGTGCCGTCCTGGATCCTCGGCGACGTGCAGCCGGCGGAGGACCCGGACGGCCCGCGCGCCGTGCTGTCGGGGGACCACCCGCGCTTTTAG